From Erigeron canadensis isolate Cc75 chromosome 8, C_canadensis_v1, whole genome shotgun sequence, one genomic window encodes:
- the LOC122579640 gene encoding LIM domain-containing protein WLIM1-like: MATYGGTTQKCKACEKTVYLMDELTVDNKVYHRACFKCHHCKGTLKLSNYSSFEGVLYCQPHFDQLFKMTGSLDKSFEGAPKTARSSDQGQSNSRVSSMFGGTQDKCVTCKKTVYPLEKVGVDGNAYHKACFRCSVGGCHLSTSDYVTHEHQLYCKHHHAQVFMTKGDFSQFDKQHEPQNGEPNGVTENTTED; this comes from the exons ATGGCAACATATGGTGGGACAACACAAAAATGTAAGGCTTGTGAGAAGACTGTTTATTTGATGGATGAACTAACTGTTGATAATAAAGTTTATCACAGGGCTTGTTTTAAATGTCACCATTGCAAAGGCACTCTCAAg TTGAGTAATTACAGCTCTTTCGAAGGAGTGTTATACTGTCAACCTCACTTTGACCAACTCTTTAAAATGACCGGCAGTTTGGATAAGAGTTTCGAAG GTGCCCCTAAAACTGCTAGATCTTCTGACCAG GGCCAATCTAACAGCAGAGTATCAAGTATGTTTGGTGGGACTCAGGACAAGTGTGTTACTTGCAAGAAAACCGTCTACCCCCTTGAAAAG GTGGGAGTCGATGGAAATGCATACCACAAGGCCTGTTTCAGGTGCAGCGTCGGTGGGTGTCACTTAAGTACATCAGACTACGTGACACATGAGCATCAACTTTACTGTAAGCACCATCACGCACAAGTCTTCATGACAAAGGGAGATTTCAGCCAATTTGACAAGCAACATGAACCACAAAACGGAGAACCAAATGGGGTGACTGAGAACACAACAGAAGACTGA